From the genome of Flavobacterium luteolum, one region includes:
- a CDS encoding TolC family protein — protein sequence MYKVKSYQYSIALAVCLAVAGCKTPAPEAAVTTSTPVPESFGATAQTQDANNNTAALNWKDYFKDQNLVDLIDAALKNNQELNITLQEIEIAKNDIRVKKGLLLPTAGLRAGAGVEKVGRYTSQGAGDATTEIKPGVETPDPLGDFTIAAYANWEVDIWKKLRNSKKAALNRYLATVEGKNFVITNLIAEVADSYYELLALDNQLDIVKQTIKLQTNALEIVKVQKQAARATELGVKKFEAEVLTSQSLEFDILQQIKENENKINFLLGRYPQEIKRTSSTNFLSLLPAQVSSGIPSQLLQNRPDVKQAELELVAAKLDVKVARAEFYPSLDITAAIGVNAFKPSYLFTMPESLLYSLAGDLVAPLINRNAIKAEFASANARQIQALYNYDRTVLNAYLEVSNQMSKIENLQKGYDLKSKQVDALNTSIDVSNDLFKSARVDYFEVLMTQRDALEAKLELIDTKKEQLNAAVHVYRDLGGGWK from the coding sequence ATGTATAAAGTTAAATCATATCAATATAGTATTGCGTTAGCTGTTTGTTTAGCAGTTGCAGGGTGTAAAACCCCTGCACCTGAGGCAGCAGTAACTACAAGTACTCCAGTTCCTGAATCGTTTGGTGCAACTGCTCAAACGCAAGATGCAAACAATAATACAGCAGCATTAAACTGGAAAGATTATTTTAAAGATCAAAATTTAGTCGATTTAATAGATGCTGCTCTTAAAAACAATCAAGAATTAAATATCACTTTGCAGGAAATTGAAATTGCAAAGAATGATATTCGTGTAAAAAAAGGTCTTTTATTGCCAACAGCAGGTTTACGTGCTGGAGCGGGAGTAGAAAAAGTAGGTAGATATACTAGCCAGGGTGCGGGTGATGCTACAACTGAGATTAAACCGGGTGTTGAGACACCAGATCCGTTAGGAGATTTCACGATTGCTGCTTACGCCAATTGGGAAGTAGATATCTGGAAAAAATTGCGCAATTCTAAAAAAGCAGCTTTAAACAGATATTTAGCTACAGTAGAAGGGAAAAACTTTGTAATTACAAACCTCATCGCCGAAGTTGCTGATTCTTATTATGAATTATTGGCTTTAGACAATCAATTGGATATTGTAAAACAGACTATCAAATTGCAAACTAATGCTTTAGAAATTGTAAAAGTTCAAAAGCAAGCGGCTCGAGCAACAGAATTGGGAGTTAAGAAATTTGAAGCAGAGGTTTTAACTTCACAAAGTTTAGAATTTGATATTTTACAGCAGATAAAAGAAAACGAAAACAAAATCAACTTTTTGCTAGGAAGATATCCGCAGGAAATCAAAAGAACAAGCAGTACTAACTTCTTGAGTTTATTGCCAGCACAAGTAAGTTCAGGAATTCCATCTCAACTTTTACAGAATCGTCCTGATGTTAAACAAGCAGAATTAGAGTTGGTTGCAGCAAAACTAGATGTAAAAGTTGCCCGTGCTGAGTTTTACCCTTCTTTGGATATTACTGCAGCAATTGGAGTAAATGCTTTTAAACCTTCTTATTTGTTTACCATGCCAGAATCGCTTTTATATTCATTGGCAGGAGATCTTGTAGCGCCTTTGATTAACAGAAATGCAATCAAAGCGGAGTTTGCAAGTGCCAACGCAAGACAGATTCAGGCATTATACAATTACGATCGTACAGTTTTAAATGCTTATTTAGAAGTGTCAAACCAAATGTCTAAGATCGAGAATCTTCAAAAAGGTTACGATCTTAAATCGAAACAAGTTGACGCTTTAAATACTTCGATTGACGTTTCTAACGATTTGTTTAAATCGGCAAGAGTGGATTATTTTGAAGTTTTGATGACGCAGAGAGATGCATTAGAAGCAAAACTAGAATTAATCGATACTAAAAAAGAACAATTAAATGCTGCAGTTCATGTTTATAGAGACTTGGGCGGCGGATGGAAATAA
- a CDS encoding DUF2931 family protein, which translates to MKYFTKREDTINGLLSILLVLILFAIAVQRYNYKADERFEWGSGVLSSKGNVVQVSSCHFHHAIDWNYDDMKENIIDDGWDDINYIKLQNNVFYPDSLSISWFSYTEKKFYQGKFILPYKIILVKAKQLRMNRKRYGKNYSEEDSNKVMIRFLAEILPNGKLAVWISNDDDKLKIGNYQAKEVNESWHIFDQSDQIDSTSTIDISIKIALVMEHYPYKIDIKLPSGFYLGDSDFTFFNQKNWYFKSKKPEKTPIFYQIPDCFRLSWSNGKKQFSSQFYFKEDETLKAFRKLKTLQKPNQLLLELKINNTNDSISAILKNDKSSVKILPSYVYVSPMG; encoded by the coding sequence ATGAAATATTTCACAAAAAGAGAAGATACTATAAATGGATTACTTTCAATTTTATTAGTGTTAATTCTATTCGCTATTGCTGTTCAGAGATACAATTATAAAGCTGATGAAAGGTTTGAATGGGGTAGTGGTGTATTAAGCAGTAAAGGTAACGTGGTTCAAGTAAGTAGTTGTCATTTTCATCATGCCATAGATTGGAATTATGATGATATGAAGGAAAACATAATTGATGATGGCTGGGATGATATAAATTACATTAAACTTCAAAATAATGTTTTTTATCCTGATAGTTTGTCAATAAGTTGGTTTTCATACACAGAAAAAAAGTTTTATCAAGGAAAGTTTATCTTGCCATATAAAATTATTTTGGTAAAAGCAAAACAGTTGAGAATGAATAGGAAACGATATGGGAAAAATTATTCAGAAGAAGATTCCAATAAAGTTATGATTAGATTTTTAGCAGAAATATTGCCTAATGGAAAACTCGCAGTATGGATTTCGAATGATGATGATAAATTAAAAATTGGAAATTATCAAGCTAAAGAAGTTAATGAAAGTTGGCATATTTTTGATCAAAGCGACCAAATTGATTCTACTTCAACTATTGACATATCAATAAAAATAGCTTTGGTAATGGAGCATTATCCTTATAAAATTGACATTAAATTACCTAGCGGATTTTATTTAGGAGATTCCGATTTCACTTTTTTTAATCAAAAAAATTGGTATTTCAAAAGCAAGAAGCCTGAAAAAACACCAATTTTTTATCAAATTCCTGATTGTTTTCGTTTATCATGGAGTAACGGTAAAAAGCAATTTTCATCTCAATTTTATTTTAAAGAGGATGAAACTTTAAAAGCTTTTAGAAAACTAAAAACTCTACAAAAACCGAATCAGTTATTATTGGAATTGAAGATAAATAATACTAATGACAGTATAAGTGCAATACTAAAAAATGATAAAAGTTCGGTAAAGATTTTACCTTCTTATGTATATGTTTCCCCAATGGGTTAG
- a CDS encoding DeoR/GlpR family DNA-binding transcription regulator gives MKKEERQKAILEYLSKEHRVSSVELSEYLSVSEDTIRRDLKELSDQGLLKAVRGGAVAPSPIPLHYRKREKHDIENKKIIAQKAISYLKDGQVVFIDGGTTSLALVASFPYDLKLTVITNSFPIASLVEDLPNIDLIFAGGKMCKTSFATSSIETIDFFRNFRADIFILGICSIHHERGITGILYDDSVLKKNMIKNSNFVIALSSIEKVETAESYFVCPIKDIDVLVTNVSPDEEILKPYKNTGLTIL, from the coding sequence ATGAAAAAGGAAGAACGTCAAAAAGCAATTTTAGAATATCTATCTAAAGAACATCGAGTTAGCTCTGTAGAATTAAGCGAGTATCTGAGCGTTTCAGAAGATACGATCCGACGTGATTTAAAAGAGCTTTCAGATCAAGGGCTTTTAAAAGCAGTTCGTGGCGGTGCGGTCGCTCCTTCTCCTATTCCTCTTCACTACAGGAAAAGAGAAAAACACGATATCGAAAACAAAAAAATTATCGCTCAAAAAGCTATTTCGTATTTAAAAGACGGACAAGTCGTTTTTATTGACGGCGGAACCACTTCTCTAGCTTTGGTAGCAAGCTTTCCTTACGATTTAAAATTGACGGTTATTACCAATAGTTTTCCCATAGCTTCGTTGGTGGAAGATTTACCCAATATTGATTTAATTTTTGCAGGCGGTAAAATGTGCAAAACTTCTTTTGCGACATCGAGTATTGAAACAATTGATTTCTTTAGAAATTTTAGAGCAGACATCTTCATTTTGGGAATCTGCAGTATTCACCATGAACGCGGTATTACGGGAATTTTATACGACGATTCTGTGCTGAAAAAAAATATGATTAAAAATTCCAATTTTGTCATCGCTTTAAGTTCTATCGAAAAAGTGGAAACTGCCGAATCTTATTTTGTCTGCCCAATAAAAGACATCGATGTTTTGGTAACCAATGTTTCTCCGGACGAGGAAATTTTAAAGCCGTATAAAAATACTGGTTTGACAATTTTATAA
- a CDS encoding 5' nucleotidase, NT5C type, with protein MRKKTIAVDMDGVLADIETQLIEEYNKEYGMNLSKESIQGLSEEEAFKERALLHGILNKGNFFRNLPVMPDAVESLQELQKNFEIFIVSAATEFPISLAEKVAWLAEHFPFIKWENIVLCGSKRIINTDYLIDDHCKNLDYCMGKPIMFTAFHNINKTHHLRVNNWKEAVAVLNETL; from the coding sequence ATGAGAAAGAAAACCATTGCAGTCGATATGGATGGGGTACTAGCGGATATAGAAACCCAATTGATTGAAGAATATAATAAAGAATACGGAATGAACCTTTCAAAAGAAAGTATTCAAGGATTAAGTGAAGAAGAAGCTTTTAAGGAAAGAGCACTTTTGCACGGAATTTTAAATAAAGGAAATTTTTTTAGAAACCTGCCTGTAATGCCAGATGCAGTCGAGAGTTTGCAAGAACTCCAAAAGAATTTTGAAATTTTTATTGTTTCGGCAGCAACAGAATTTCCAATTTCCCTAGCCGAAAAAGTAGCTTGGCTCGCTGAGCATTTCCCTTTTATAAAATGGGAAAATATTGTTTTATGTGGCAGTAAAAGAATTATAAATACCGATTATTTAATTGATGACCATTGCAAAAATTTAGATTACTGCATGGGCAAGCCTATTATGTTTACTGCCTTTCATAATATAAACAAGACGCACCATTTGCGGGTAAATAACTGGAAAGAAGCGGTGGCGGTTTTAAACGAAACATTATAA
- a CDS encoding tetratricopeptide repeat-containing sensor histidine kinase — protein sequence MIRKQALNLRDKADENYVKENFNTAFYEFNKSKALFETLKDSANISYILIQMATIQQINGDYYGSKETVTEALPYAKKNKDHKGCINNALGIADKELSLYQDAVFYYEESVKDSESFKERLPPLGNIAVVYILQKKYDEAIKILESILSQKLLNEKSNARSKGRMQDNLGYAYFKNGMDEKGFHLMDQALQIRLEIKDTYGSIESYLHLADYYSKHNLQKSDENALAAYNISTKLNSIDERLEALQILISNDNTRNTAKYTQKFFTLNDSIIKVRNNFKNKSAKIKYDAKKEKDENEKLRLEKAENQLSLQRAQYLKIVSVIVFAFLVILIFILIRYYKNKNKAIEFKTSYNTETRIAKKIHDELANDVFQVIAFAESQPLSVENTKENLLQKLDDIYSRVRGISRENNSIDTGANFTRSIKEMLSAYNTRERNIMITNLENINWEDIDDIKKITISRILQELMVNMKKHSEASIVVIRFESDQKSISINYRDNGKGCEKSVIVKNGLQNMSNRIIAINGTFDIDTEPGKGFKVKISMPEQTQIKVKEKFAY from the coding sequence TTGATTCGAAAACAAGCACTTAATTTACGAGATAAGGCAGATGAAAATTATGTAAAAGAAAACTTTAATACTGCTTTTTATGAATTTAACAAATCAAAAGCTCTTTTTGAAACTTTAAAAGATAGTGCCAATATTTCTTATATTCTTATCCAAATGGCCACTATTCAGCAGATTAATGGCGATTATTATGGTAGTAAAGAAACCGTAACTGAAGCACTGCCGTATGCTAAAAAAAACAAAGATCATAAAGGCTGTATAAATAATGCACTAGGAATTGCTGATAAAGAACTTTCTCTTTATCAAGATGCTGTATTTTATTACGAAGAGTCAGTGAAAGATTCCGAAAGCTTCAAAGAAAGACTACCACCTTTAGGCAATATTGCAGTCGTCTATATTCTTCAAAAAAAATATGATGAAGCAATTAAAATTTTAGAGTCAATTTTAAGCCAAAAATTGCTAAACGAAAAATCTAACGCTCGTTCTAAAGGAAGAATGCAAGACAATTTAGGTTACGCTTACTTTAAAAATGGAATGGATGAAAAAGGATTTCATTTAATGGATCAAGCACTCCAAATCAGACTTGAAATTAAAGATACATACGGAAGTATCGAAAGTTATCTGCACCTTGCAGACTATTACTCTAAACATAATCTTCAAAAATCAGATGAGAACGCTCTTGCAGCGTATAACATTTCTACAAAACTCAATAGTATCGACGAAAGATTAGAAGCGCTTCAAATATTAATTTCAAATGATAATACCCGTAATACCGCAAAATACACACAAAAGTTTTTCACCTTAAACGACAGCATTATTAAGGTTCGAAATAATTTTAAAAATAAGTCTGCCAAAATTAAATACGATGCCAAAAAGGAAAAAGACGAAAACGAAAAACTTCGTTTAGAAAAGGCCGAGAATCAATTATCGCTTCAAAGAGCCCAGTACCTAAAAATCGTATCCGTAATTGTTTTTGCTTTTTTAGTTATTCTAATATTCATTTTAATACGCTATTATAAAAATAAAAATAAAGCCATCGAATTTAAAACTTCGTACAACACCGAAACCCGAATTGCTAAAAAGATTCATGATGAATTGGCAAACGACGTCTTTCAAGTTATCGCTTTTGCAGAATCTCAGCCATTATCTGTAGAAAACACCAAAGAGAATTTACTCCAAAAACTAGATGATATTTATAGTCGCGTAAGGGGAATTTCTAGAGAAAATAATAGTATTGATACAGGAGCAAATTTTACCCGCAGTATAAAAGAAATGCTTTCTGCTTATAATACACGAGAGAGAAATATTATGATTACCAATTTAGAAAATATAAATTGGGAAGACATTGACGATATAAAAAAGATCACCATCAGCCGAATTTTACAGGAATTAATGGTGAACATGAAAAAACACAGCGAGGCCAGTATTGTTGTGATACGATTTGAAAGTGACCAAAAATCAATTTCAATAAATTATAGGGATAATGGTAAAGGCTGCGAAAAAAGTGTGATTGTAAAAAATGGCCTTCAAAACATGTCAAATCGCATTATAGCCATCAACGGAACATTTGATATCGATACAGAACCTGGCAAAGGATTTAAAGTAAAAATATCAATGCCAGAACAAACTCAGATTAAAGTAAAAGAAAAATTCGCGTATTAA
- a CDS encoding phage baseplate assembly protein V — protein MALQTITNIRIGEIRITNFNKLEVFQTIHDHHTFSFEVRQDLLVEEFKSVMPFSQKLYGEKISIEIKPIDGLEDLIIGADPKDYIMQFYGIVTEVKLQKSRIKDIEETIVIKGKSSTIVLENGPECNSFTNMSLSDIVSKVKSGCDIDMDVRPFYLDNLPYTVQYNESNFSFLNRLAKRNGHWLYYNGRTTIFGSPGGVGGQPKLIFGINMQDFDYTIKLLPAQFKIMENDNYDGQYKTDETLRYRKEADGFHQNFLNRSNEVFNIETVIQLNQTPVGGSGRRSSEEYAKNKMRAVLSGLVEVKASSEVPGITIGNEVRVLGVDMQLESSYRVTQITHICDDGGGYENHFTAVNFNGSVFSPETDPDLVPYCKSQTAIVTANADPDGFSGVQVQMPWQAAKGQTTPYIPLVQNYGGDARGAHIIPEIGDTVFVDFQGNNAELPIVMGTMTSKKEKSGYSTPNNDIKAVMHSRSGNRIINDDATGDITIESQKGETIAVIHGDGNIRFKAPKNIELEAGEDIVMKAGRDITSNAGLNIYETAGVDKSTVVGGMLHTNVTGNNMFYVGGDHDENIEGNLKSHTEKERNEIGLEGIQNNSEKDIIKHAKSNVQNNSGENTTHN, from the coding sequence ATGGCATTACAAACGATCACAAATATTAGAATTGGCGAAATTCGAATTACTAATTTCAACAAATTAGAAGTTTTTCAGACCATTCACGACCACCACACTTTTTCATTTGAAGTTAGACAGGATTTATTGGTAGAAGAATTTAAAAGCGTTATGCCTTTTTCCCAGAAATTATATGGAGAAAAAATAAGCATAGAGATAAAACCTATAGACGGACTGGAAGATCTTATTATTGGCGCAGATCCTAAAGATTATATTATGCAGTTTTATGGTATTGTGACCGAAGTCAAACTGCAAAAATCGCGTATCAAAGACATAGAAGAAACTATTGTGATAAAAGGGAAAAGCTCTACAATAGTGTTGGAAAATGGGCCAGAATGCAACTCTTTTACCAATATGTCTTTGAGCGATATTGTAAGCAAAGTAAAATCGGGCTGTGATATCGATATGGATGTCAGGCCATTTTATTTGGATAATCTGCCTTATACCGTGCAGTATAACGAAAGCAATTTCTCTTTTCTGAACCGTTTGGCAAAAAGAAACGGACACTGGCTATATTATAATGGGCGAACAACCATTTTTGGAAGTCCTGGCGGCGTTGGCGGACAGCCAAAATTAATTTTCGGAATAAACATGCAGGATTTTGATTATACCATCAAACTTTTGCCTGCCCAGTTTAAAATAATGGAGAATGACAATTATGACGGGCAGTATAAAACCGACGAAACTTTAAGATACAGAAAAGAAGCCGACGGATTTCATCAAAACTTTTTAAACAGGTCTAATGAGGTTTTTAATATAGAAACCGTAATACAGCTCAATCAGACTCCTGTTGGCGGATCTGGAAGACGATCTTCAGAAGAATATGCCAAAAACAAAATGCGCGCTGTTTTAAGCGGTTTGGTAGAAGTGAAAGCATCGAGTGAAGTTCCGGGTATTACTATAGGAAATGAAGTGCGTGTATTGGGTGTCGACATGCAATTGGAGAGCTCTTACCGCGTAACACAGATTACACATATTTGTGATGACGGTGGCGGTTACGAAAACCACTTTACAGCCGTAAATTTTAACGGTTCTGTATTTTCTCCCGAAACAGATCCAGATTTAGTGCCTTACTGCAAGAGCCAGACCGCCATTGTAACCGCCAACGCAGATCCTGATGGATTTAGCGGCGTACAGGTACAGATGCCGTGGCAGGCAGCCAAAGGCCAAACCACGCCTTACATTCCTTTAGTACAGAATTACGGAGGCGATGCCAGAGGCGCTCACATCATACCTGAAATTGGCGACACCGTTTTTGTAGATTTTCAGGGCAATAATGCCGAACTGCCTATTGTAATGGGAACCATGACCAGCAAAAAAGAAAAAAGCGGTTATAGTACGCCGAATAATGATATAAAGGCAGTAATGCATAGCCGAAGCGGAAACAGAATTATTAATGACGATGCTACGGGTGATATTACAATTGAAAGCCAAAAAGGCGAAACAATAGCCGTGATTCATGGTGATGGAAACATTAGGTTTAAAGCTCCTAAAAATATTGAATTGGAAGCTGGTGAAGATATTGTTATGAAAGCTGGAAGGGATATAACATCTAATGCAGGACTAAATATTTATGAAACAGCGGGAGTTGATAAGTCAACAGTTGTTGGTGGAATGTTACATACAAATGTTACTGGCAATAACATGTTTTATGTGGGCGGTGATCATGATGAAAATATAGAAGGAAACTTGAAATCACACACAGAAAAAGAACGAAATGAAATCGGCTTAGAAGGCATTCAAAACAATAGTGAAAAAGATATTATTAAGCACGCAAAAAGTAATGTTCAAAACAATAGCGGTGAAAACACAACACACAACTAA
- the tssD gene encoding type VI secretion system tube protein TssD, with protein MSFLAKLELDNEVFNVLEFDVHFSQNVDNNGKPANKTKGGQIKLVVETTQTDLFSEWMVSQTSVKDGKIIFYRRDAMSTMKNVTFKKGYCISFHKSFRNEGSVPMVTEILISSNEVKIGNTLFENNWKNS; from the coding sequence ATGAGTTTTTTAGCAAAATTAGAATTAGACAATGAAGTGTTTAATGTTTTAGAATTCGATGTTCACTTTAGCCAAAATGTCGATAACAACGGAAAACCTGCCAACAAGACAAAAGGCGGACAGATAAAACTGGTTGTAGAAACGACACAGACTGATTTGTTTTCAGAGTGGATGGTATCCCAAACGAGTGTAAAAGACGGAAAAATCATTTTTTATCGTAGAGACGCCATGAGCACCATGAAAAATGTAACCTTCAAAAAAGGCTATTGCATATCGTTTCATAAAAGTTTTAGAAATGAAGGATCTGTTCCTATGGTCACCGAGATTTTAATTTCATCAAATGAAGTAAAAATCGGAAACACACTTTTTGAAAATAACTGGAAAAATTCATAG
- a CDS encoding GH1 family beta-glucosidase — MNKIESSFLNKNQFGNDFLWGISTAAFQIEGAHDADGKGSSIWDVFTSQKGKIKNGHHAITACDFYNSYQEDINLIKELNIPNFRFSISWPRIMPTGVHPVNQAGIDYYNKIIDSLLASGIEPWITLYHWDLPHELEVKGGWTNRESVSWFKEYVEVCVQYFGDRVKNWMVINEPSVFTGAGYFLGIHAPGKKGITNYLKAMHHVTLATAAGGKIIREKVPDAHIGTTFSCTHIEPSTENAKDIEAAKRVDTLLNRTFIEPILGLGYPQKDLPVLKKLNNYILEDDLNNLAFDFDFIGLQCYTREVVKHSILTPYIGAELISAEKRNVISTDMGWEVYPPAMYHILKKFNEYDGIKKIIITENGAAFPDTVQNGKVHDIKRTHFIQDNLEQILKAKNEGLNVDGYFVWTLTDNFEWAEGYNARFGLIHVDFETQKRTIKNSGLWFKDFLS, encoded by the coding sequence ATGAATAAAATTGAAAGCTCATTTCTAAACAAAAACCAATTTGGTAACGACTTCTTGTGGGGTATTTCTACCGCCGCTTTCCAAATTGAAGGGGCACATGACGCCGACGGAAAAGGTTCTTCTATCTGGGATGTTTTTACTTCTCAAAAAGGAAAAATCAAAAACGGACATCATGCTATAACCGCTTGTGATTTCTACAACTCCTATCAGGAAGATATTAATTTAATTAAAGAATTAAATATTCCGAATTTTAGGTTTTCTATCAGTTGGCCTAGAATTATGCCGACTGGCGTTCATCCTGTAAATCAGGCGGGAATTGATTATTACAACAAAATTATAGATTCGCTTCTGGCTTCTGGAATAGAACCTTGGATAACACTTTACCATTGGGATTTACCGCACGAGCTGGAAGTAAAAGGAGGCTGGACCAATCGCGAATCGGTTTCTTGGTTTAAAGAATATGTCGAAGTCTGCGTACAGTATTTTGGCGATCGTGTAAAAAACTGGATGGTAATTAACGAACCTTCGGTATTTACTGGAGCGGGTTATTTTTTAGGCATACATGCGCCTGGAAAAAAAGGAATTACCAATTATCTAAAAGCCATGCATCATGTTACACTGGCAACTGCTGCAGGCGGTAAAATAATACGCGAAAAAGTTCCCGATGCACATATTGGAACTACATTCTCCTGCACGCATATTGAACCTTCGACCGAAAATGCAAAAGATATTGAAGCCGCAAAACGTGTAGATACTCTTTTAAACAGAACTTTTATAGAACCAATTTTAGGACTAGGCTATCCGCAAAAGGATCTTCCGGTTCTTAAAAAACTGAACAATTATATTTTAGAAGATGATTTAAATAATCTCGCTTTCGATTTTGATTTTATCGGATTGCAATGTTATACGCGAGAAGTTGTAAAGCATTCTATTTTGACTCCGTACATTGGCGCCGAATTAATAAGTGCTGAAAAACGAAATGTAATATCGACCGATATGGGCTGGGAAGTTTATCCGCCTGCTATGTACCATATTCTTAAAAAGTTTAACGAATATGACGGAATCAAAAAAATAATTATCACCGAAAATGGAGCTGCTTTTCCAGATACTGTCCAAAACGGAAAGGTTCACGATATAAAACGAACTCATTTTATTCAAGACAATTTAGAACAAATTTTAAAAGCTAAAAATGAAGGTCTAAATGTTGACGGGTATTTTGTGTGGACTTTAACTGATAATTTTGAATGGGCAGAAGGTTACAATGCCCGATTCGGATTAATTCACGTTGATTTTGAAACCCAAAAAAGAACCATTAAAAACTCTGGATTGTGGTTTAAGGATTTCCTATCTTAA